The Chionomys nivalis chromosome 1, mChiNiv1.1, whole genome shotgun sequence sequence CTTCCTCTCCCCAACTCCATCAGGAAGAAATAGTTCTGCAGTCGGGAGTAGACTCTTAGGAGCCTCTCCTGCAACTATGCCCGACTGTTGATGTGACCATTCATGTACAGAATCAGTCTGACGTCCAcagcttctgtgagttcataatTTCAATTGCGTCCTTTTTCCAGGAGATAGTATTTTGAAGTCCTTTCTTCTAGTCCTCCAGCTTTTTACATAAtttctgcatcttcttcaggACTGGCATAAATGTCTTGTTTGAAGATAGACACTTAGTTCAACACTCTGTGTAGTCAGGAGTCTCAGTATTTACTACTGTTCACAACAaagagaggcttctctgatgaagactgAGGGTGGTCAATGTCTGTGAATATGAACAATGCTTGGATCACAGTTTCACACTGTCACCTTGCACTAGGACCTGTGATCTCCTTAGCCGTGTatttttgaccaggtttacagtaccacACACGGATTACCTACCACGTAGTGGGTGTCCAATCCAATCATAGCTGTTGCTCACCAACAGTACTGCTACTATTGCACGAGTGAGTGCATCGTGCCTGGCAAGTTGGTTTTGTAGATCATAGGAGTCACAACTGTGTAAGATCTTTGATGTCCTTTCTCTGTCAGCAGCCTGCAAAGCGTCTTCCAGAGTTCAGAGAGCTAGTCTCAGGGAGCCAACTTCTAGCACTTTTCCAGCCTCATTTCTCCGTACCATGAATCCAAGGTGTATGCCGCCTTTAACAATAAGGTCTTATCATCTAATTCTAGCAGGCAACCAAGAGGAAAGGCAAGAACCTATGTTGCTCTATGAGCTTCTGGAGTTGTGATTCCCAATCTGTAGGGTGGTGATCCTTTTGGCAAACCTCTAGCTCCAAAAATACTTACATTGTAactcacaaaaatagaaaaattagttataatgtaacaacaacaaaaattatgattGAGGAGGACCAACATGAACTGTAGTATAGGGTGAACGCATTCGGAAGGCTGGGAGCTGCTGTGGAGTTTCCCTGGACGAAACCTTATATGCTAATTTTTGTTCTTCATGTAGAACTTTCTtcattcctgcctcagcttgttACTTCATAAACTACAAAATGTACCAGTTTTCTTAGCACTGGTGAGGCCAGTTTTAAATGACTTGTTTTCTAAACCCACATATAGAGGCCAAAAACGTTTGTTCAAGGTGAAAGTCCTTAGCTTTGGTTTTCTAGCTAGCAAAGTAGAAACATTGATACCTACCTGGGAACACATATTGCAACATTTGTCACTGCCAGTGTATGTTAATTCTAtacatttaaagttatttaaagCCATTGAATAAAGGTAGTAAAAATGGAGCCAGAGATGGCAGGGTGTATAGGATCTTCTAGGAGAGATATTAAGTTTGGTCAAAAATTTTGTCAGCATCGTCTCTTAATGACCTGTCACCGATTTTACTGTCATTTTGGttaattttaatcttttctaaaaattaagtTACATTTGTAAAATAGTTACACTTGGATTATACAGCTGTGTTTAATCTTTACTTTTCTACCTTTCTCTTCATTCAGAGGTTGGCCAGTTTGGTAATACCTGTCAACATCTGCAAAGAAATAAACTTCTGTAAGATGTtaagttttttatatttattcctaCTCACCTGTATGTGCTGCGGGGCTGTCTGTGTAAGAATGAGACAAGGAAACTGAGCTGGATTCTGTACTTTAGCattggttttcaaccttcctaatgttgcggccctttaatacagttcctcatgctgtggtgagcccccccccttccctcccacctcccaccccggccagaaaattactttcattgctactttataactgtaactttgctactgttaaaagttgtaatataaatattttggagCTAAAAGTTGCCAAAGGGGTCAGGAACAGCAGGTTGAGTACCACTGCTTTAAAagatcaaaataagacaaaaaccaaTAAATATCTCAGAAATTGTATGTCATATATTTCTTTGTATGGTGATAAGAAATTGACAGGGACCAAGTATGTAAAATTAGTCTTATAGATCTCATTGTCTTTCATTCTCATTTGGTCACAGTCCTAATTTATGACTCTCTGTATATTTCAAACCATTTTGTCAGATTAGGAAATGTGACAGTTGTACAGTATTCTTATATatgttttgagtttttaaaaagagtcagTTGCAGagattttttgaaaaattttaatgtGCTGCCTATTACCATTTTAAATGGCTCAATGATTGAAATCATCTTATAAACATACCCAAACTACCTATAACCACATTGGAAACATCTAGGCCAATACATTTACAGTGTGCTCTGAGCTCTTCCCTAATTGGCTGCTTGGTCTTTGATGTCACAATCACCTCATGCAACAACAGTAAGCAGTTTCCAAAGTTACAGTAGTGAGGCAGGGATTTCTTTACTATCTAAAGTTTTTCTCTCCAATCAAACATCTGAAACTCAAGACATCTTTGGAAATCTCTTGCTGAACCATGTTGGGAGACAGCGGATCTTGTTTTCACCCAGAAGATACTTTTTCCTTCCTCGTTTGGAATTGATAGTCAGCAGATGTGGAAGCCACACCCTTTGTTTGGGCGGGCTCTTAAAGTCCTTCACGAAAGGCAGAGATGATTCTCCTTTACACTGGCacttggccaaacagtgctgcaTCCTTCTGGCTTCTGAAATTCGGTTTCATTTGGCTCCTTGGTCAGAACTGTTGCGCAGCAAGTGCAGTTTGGACCGCTTACATGAACATCTCATTTCATGTGGGGAACCGTATGCTGTCAGAGCTGGGGGAGACTGGGGTCTTCGGGAGAAGTTCCAGCCTGAAGAGAGTAGCAGGAGTGGTTGTCCCGCCACAGGGGAAAACTCAAAACGCTTGTGATCCCAACACCAATTTCAACCGGCCACGGAACAATGAGCAGTGGATCGCGCTCATTGAACGAGGAGGCTGCACTTTCACGCAGAAAATTAAGGTGGCATCTGAGAACGGAGCCAGAGGAGTGATCATCTATAACTTTCCAGGTACTGGCAACCAGGTTTTCCCCATGTCTCACCAGGCGTTTGATGACACCGTTGTAGTTATGATTGGTAACCTGAAAGGCGTGGAAATTTTGAATTTGCTCCGGAAGGGAGTTCACATCACAGTCATGGTCGAGGTGGGGAGGAAACATATCATCTGGCTCAATCACTATTTTGTCTCTTTTATGATTGTCACAACTGCTACTTTGGCatatttcatcttttatcataTTCGGAGACTTTGGGTTGCAAGGATTGAGGACAGGAGATGGAAGCGCTTAACAAGAGAACTCAAGAAAGCTTTTGGCCAGCTGCAAATTCGAGTGTTAAGAGAGGGCGATGAGGAAGTGCATCCAAATGCGGACAGCTGCGTCATCTGCTTTGAGCCCTATAAACCGAACGATACAGTTCGTATTCTCACTTGTAACCATTTTTTCCACAAGAACTGCGTCGACCCCTGGATTCTAGCCCGTGGCACATGCCCCATGTGCAAATGTGACATTCTGAAAGCTCTGGGGATTCAAATGGACATTGAGGATGGAACAGATTCCCTGCAAGTTCTGATGGCAAATGAACTGCCTGGAACCTTTCTACCTGTGGAAGAAGAGACAAATAATGAACTTCCGCCCGCAAGAACTTCAGGAAAAGTGACCCATGTACAGGAGCACCCTACTTCTCCAAACACTGGCAGCCAGCCTCCTGCAGCAGAGGAAACTGGTCATCCTTCACTTGGACAGCTTGACCTTTGAGCAAGTGGATTAAACCTGTTTGTCAAATCAGGTCCTCACACCGACAAGCAGTTTGTCTGAAGTGCTTTTTCGTGTGCGTGTGTCATTTGCTGTCTGCTAATTTCCCAAATTCACTGTCAAGCTTCAAATACAGGGGAAAGAAAACCTGACAGGATTTTATGGCTTTTTACCTCTGCCAATTTTAACTTTTTGTGAATGTGTTATTcctgtgagtgtgcctgtgtttATTTCTAACTAGTCTGTGTTAAAACCAGGGTCAAACTTCCCCCctaaattatatttatgtgtttatacatgGCTTTATTTTGATAAGAAAATTGTTAATAtatgtttgcatttttcttataAGAAATCATCGGTTAACTTTCGTGTTTTAGCAATAGTAAAAATTATACTATACTATAGTAATTTGAAATCATTATGTTGCAGtgttttttcattctttgaaatgaaaatttgtgatatagaatttttttatttatccttgaTCAAGAGTTCTCTTCTATCAGTAAGTTTTATATAGCAGGTGTCTGCATAACAAAAAAACTTTAGAAATAAAGTAGTAAAATTCTATGAAAAGTAAATATTCCAGTGCCCAATATTACTTATAGGCATTATATGATCACAATTTGTTGAATAAAGttatataatttctgtgttattttgTCCTGTCACATTTAATTTCCAGGAGATTCAATCCAAACCGCAattagatgttttgtttttttttttttctttcatttttgtttttaaggaaaatgtttaaacCATGCCAGCTTATTTTGGAGAAAGTAGCACCATGTGGGGTGACCGTTCTGACATAGCGGGTTCCTGTTAGTTGTGCTCACTGGATGTAGTCTTGCACAGTGTATGGCACTCAAGGGTTTTTTGATAAGTGAGATTAGGAATAATAaagtatagatttttttcataatatgTTACATTTTAATCTGATAAACTAAGCTATTTATTCCCATTGTAAGAAATAATGGAAAACTGATTCTGAAATTTTACTTCTAAAATCACATTGACAAAAATAGCAGATTTTGATTTTAGTGTAGAATTCAATATAATTCATATTGACTCTCATAGTCGTTTAGCATAATTTCAATGAGCCTTTGAACTGTCTGCGGCCAGTTCTGGAGTTTGAATTATTGGGCAGTGCTAGAGAGGACTGGTGAGTATGAATTTTGTGAATTGTTCCATGCAGAAGGGCAGTGCTTGGCTGCAGACACAACCCAGTGGAAAGTATTAAAGGAGGAAGGTTTTTCCTGCCGGGCCAGGAGAGCCAAGATACAGCGGAGCTTGGACAGAAGCCAGGAGGCCACAGCTTCCTGTTCCATACAGGCCTTTGTATTCCTGACCCTGGGAAAGTTTGACAACTGATCACACACAATGCCAGATTTACTGGTGGATTTAGCAAGAACTGAATTTTCTGTGTCTTCAGGCTTTTCTTAGGACAGTAAAGTTGTTCCTTGGAGTACCTGTTGTCATATGAGAGAGAAGGACCCAGAGAACTCTACAGGAACTCTTCTTGGGTCACTGAATGTGGAATAGATGAGTCGCCATCCTTAGACTATATGTTGGCCACTGGGAGCTGGGGCTGATGGTTTGGCTCCAGTGGTTTTCAGCAAAGCTGTGGAAATGTTGGGTTGGTACATTGCAGAATATTTGTACAAGGCCTTGAAGACCTTGGGTTCCATTTCCATCACCACAAACACtaccataaaaaagaaaagaaaatacctgaaATGTGTATGTCTCTTACTGTGGCATTTTCTCCACCCAAAGTTCTAGATCATTATAGTGCCTCACAAATTTACTTGAGGTCCTTATTCGTAATAGGCATAGCTCATGAGGGATTTTCTTATCCTTTCTGCTCAAAATGCCACTgtgttctccttttcctcctctgtatCCTCTTGGCTTCAGCTTTCCTCTttttacaccccccccccctttgtccATCACCGCCAAGCTTAGACTTAACTCCCAGGTTTAAGGAATTACCATTTGTTCACTTACGTAACAGGTGTCTTTTGCTAGGATGCACAGTGGACATAGGAGATAGGAAAGGAGGGTCGGGTCTGGGAACTTGGGAACTGGGGGCACTGAGTGTATAgagatgaggcgagcaggcctgcttttcatcctgcccagctcctgcacagctagcttagccctcaaataacaacacacaaattgtactcttttaaacactgcttggcccattagttttagcctcttattggctaattctcacatcttgattaaaccatttctaataatctgtgtagcaccacaaggtggtggtttaccgggaaagattcagcatgtctgacctggggaccggctccatggcgtctgactcacttcccttcttcccagcattctgttctgtctacttcacctaattttctgccctattaaaaggtcaagacagtctctttattaaccaatgaaagtaacacatagacagatgaccctcccacatcatgaGTGCCTCTGTTTCTCTGACAGTGCAACCAAGTGCTCTGCAGAGCTGCTCTctaagtcaaaacaaaacagcagcttcAGCCCTGCCCTTCTAGTGAGTAGCtgtaaataaatcaataaaacacttttattccaggtttattttatttatttgtgggttaAGTAACCTGGACCTAGAATTGTCAccatattagatatttatatgATATTAAGTATTTGTTGTATTTGTACCTGCACTATAGGCGATGGCATTTTGTATTGGATCCAGTAATGCTAATATATTTTGCTTGATGATATGGAACTGGAAGGTATAGTATTATGGCACAATGCCAATATAATGAGTTTCCTTTTGatactctctcttttttatagGTTTTAGTGTTCTTCAGTGGTCAGTGTGTGGTTTCCTGCCCCCATGCCCCACGATGAGTAgggtgttgatttttttttaatgaaaatctcTTTTCTCATCATTAGTGGGGCAAGTTTCCCTGTGATCGCATGACTGAATAGCATGCATTAACCATAAGCTGCAATGGTAACATCTTTGTGTCTTGCTGTAGAATGGCTGTAATGATCCTAGAAAGAAATGCTGGTCAATAACTTTGAAGTAGTGTGAGCATTTCATAAGGTCTAGTGAGTGAGGGACCCGCCTGGCCTAATGAGCACACTCTGTACTTAAAGTGGTCTCTTTCCAGACATCTGGTTATTGAAACAACAGACAGGAACCAAGAAGAGGACTATCAAAGTCAGGGGAACTGTGAGTGGCAAAGGGGACGTCGTCCCATGTTGCTTCTGAGTATCAATCATTATGATAGAGATTTCAGTCTTCTAATTCCTTGCTCACCAATAAGCGCcacctgaaattttaaaaatgcttttataatTACTGTGATTTTCAATGTTTAGGTCTTAACTGTTTAGAAATTATTGCATGTGCTATCATAGGAATATCTTAAAACATGCCTGGTTTTCAGCAAATGAAGGGTTTTCATTTGGGGGTGGGTGTTACATATAGAGAAGCAGATGATTTTTCAACCCAAAATTGTTGAAACTGTTGCTCCACCATCTCATTTACACAGTTATAACCAGCTTGTTACACCTCTCTCCCCAGGTCGCTGTATGCCCGATCAGCTTAGGTGTATCATGTCTATCACTGACTTAATAATCTACCTGCTTTTGTTATTTCATCTCTATTTCAGCAACTGTCTGCTCGGTGTGAGGTCAGGGGAGGGGTGCTTGGGTATAGGTggctacatatatatatgcacctGCATGGAGAAGCCAGAGGTTAATGTCAGCTGCCTTTCTCAATCGCTTTCCCCTTTactttgtgagacaaggtctctcactgaacctagaggtCATTGATTTGGCTTGGCTGGCCATCCATCAAGCTTCAAagattctgctgcctctgcctccccagctggaAATAGAAGGGTAGACTATggttcagttttttgtttttgttttacccaGGTGCTAGGGTCGAATGTAGGTCCTCATGTATGTATGACAATTACTTTACTGTCTGGCTCATCTCGCCAGCTCCCATCAACATTGTTTTCGCCACATATCAAGTTCGGTTGTCTTTGAAAGCTTGCCAAGTTAGAGCACCGGTCACAGAATTTCCGCTTGAAATCTGGTTGGTCCCATCCCCACCTTTCCGTCAGGCTTGCTTCTGACTCTCATTGTAAGGAAGGTCTCCCTCAGCCGCCAGCGCTTCCCTCCGCTCCAGTTCTTTTCCAACATGGTACAGACTCAAATTTCAAGTTGTTTTACCATCCAGGTACCATGTCTTGCTTCCCCTTAACCGTTTTCTTAGTATCATTTACTCTTAAAGTACCTGCTTTTAATACCTCTGTTCCACAGCAGGCGCTCATTATTTGGGTTGTAGTGGATCTTCATTATATACTCTTCACAAGATCTTTGCTCCTATTAAAAATTTATAATCATTGAATCCCCCTCTCCATTTTCTGCAGTGCAATATTTCTAAGCCTAGGCTGCATATCTGAATAACCTGGTGAAGAGTTAAAAGGCTCAATGTGCCTACTTACATCTCTAGACTTAGACGCAACTCTAATCTCTACAAAGTTGATCAGGGGAATTCAGCTGTTCTCTAGATTGGGAACTAGGCATAGGGCTATGACAAAGAACTTCGGCTATTTAATTTCCTTCAAGATTACTTGATTTAACTTTATGGTAATCAAGAAATCAAGGTATTAATTTAGAAAGACATAAGTTTCACTGATAAGAGTTAAAATAGGCTTCTGGAAATTAGAGATGGGTTTTACCGGGAGAAACGAAAAATGCGTTCTGAAAATATTTGAAGTAGAAATACCTCTGGGTTTAGAAAAGCTATTCTCAGcaccagcaagatggttcagtgggtaaaggctcaTACCATCAACTTTGACAATCTGAGTTTGTTCCCTGGGACCccagtaaaaggagagaacctactccaCAAAGGTACACTATAGCATACacattctcattctttttctctctgtgtatctctctccctgtctctctctgtgtgtatctctctccctgtctctctctgtgtgtatctccctccctccctccctccctccctccctccctccctccctccctccctccctccatctcctgtcatgcatacatacacacactgtggtagtttctacacacacacactgtgttggtttgtgcacacacacacacactgaaaatgtgATAACATCGTTCTACTGGAGGTAGCagtgggaaaaaaatgtttcataaagAAGTTTAAATGACCAATATAGTTTTGTTCAAGGACTTGATAAGACAGGGCATTCAAAATGCTACTGGTTATTGGCATAAGCAATGGTATTCAAGTATGTTTCAATTCAATAATATGCAAATGGGTGAGTTACCGTCAAGATACCATGTTCTTATTTACTGGTACAATTTTTTTCCATATTCCTTTtttatgaccaaggcaacactgATTTGAAAGCTTTctgtccattttcattttttacgTATCACCAATGTAGCAATATACCAATCAAATAGAAGAGGTGGAGAAGGGTCAGGAGTAGTTGAGGAAGGGTGAGGAGTCAGGGATAAtgtccctcttctggtgtgtgccTCTAGGTTATAACAGTAACATTCACCAAAATGGAAACTAACAGATGGCACAAtgtgtggttaaaaaaaatatgtattgaaACTCAGAGAATGCCAAATCGAGAAACAATAGAACTTCTAAGTGATAATAAAGAGCTGGAAATGTAGTTCTAGCCcaattaaattcatttaaattaaaattaaccaGCCAAAGAATGATACATGCTAAGTAGTAAGTTGTAATTAACTCACAAATTTTCACTCAAATTCTACTTATATTGTGATGATTTTCCTGTTTTATATTATTTGGCTGCC is a genomic window containing:
- the Rnf133 gene encoding E3 ubiquitin-protein ligase RNF133 is translated as MILLYTGTWPNSAASFWLLKFGFIWLLGQNCCAASAVWTAYMNISFHVGNRMLSELGETGVFGRSSSLKRVAGVVVPPQGKTQNACDPNTNFNRPRNNEQWIALIERGGCTFTQKIKVASENGARGVIIYNFPGTGNQVFPMSHQAFDDTVVVMIGNLKGVEILNLLRKGVHITVMVEVGRKHIIWLNHYFVSFMIVTTATLAYFIFYHIRRLWVARIEDRRWKRLTRELKKAFGQLQIRVLREGDEEVHPNADSCVICFEPYKPNDTVRILTCNHFFHKNCVDPWILARGTCPMCKCDILKALGIQMDIEDGTDSLQVLMANELPGTFLPVEEETNNELPPARTSGKVTHVQEHPTSPNTGSQPPAAEETGHPSLGQLDL